The window GGCATCCCGCTTCATCGCGGCCGCCTGTTCGACAAAGACGGCATGGACGGGATCGGCTGCGGCCTGCGAGCGCCGTGCGACAAGTGACAACACCGCAGCGGCGGCGGTGCCCAGCGCCCGGCGTGTCCACATTGTCATGCCGACCTCTCCCGCTCGCGCTATGCCGGGGCGCCCGATTTCACCAGCTTGTAGATAATCGAATCCATCAGCGCCTGGAACGAGGCATCGATGATGTTCGGCGACACGCCGATGGTGGTCCAGTGCTCGCCGCTCTCGTCCTCGCTTTCGATCAGCACGCGGGTCACGGCTTCCGTGCCGCCATTGAGGATACGAACGCGGAAATCGGTGAGCTTGAGGCCCTTGATAAAGTCCTGATACTTGCCGAGGTCCTTGCGCAGAGCCTGGTCGAGCGCATTGACCGGGCCGTTGCCTTCGGCCGCCGAGATCATGCTTTCGTCGCCGATCTTCACCTTGACCACCGCCATCGTCACGGTGACGCGCTGGCCGAGCGCATTGTCGCGCTGCTCGACATTGACGTCGAACTGCGACACGTCGAAGTAATTCGGCACCGTGCCGAGCGTGCGCCGCGCCAGGAGCTCGAACGAGGCGTCGGCCGCCTCATAGGCATAACCGAGCGCTTCGCGCTCCTTGACGATTTCCAGCAAGCGGCCGATGCGGCGATCATCCTTGTCGACCTTGAGACCGATACGGTCGAGTTCGGCGAGCACGTTGGACTTGCCGGCCTGATCCGACACCAGCACCTTGCGCTTGTTGCCGACCAGATCCGGGCTGACGTGCTCGTAGGTCTCCGGCTCCTTCATGATGGCGGAGGCGTGGATACCGGCCTTGGTGGCAAAGGCATTCTCGCCGACATAAGGCGCGTAGCGGAATGACGGCCGGTTCAGCCGCTCGTCCAGCGCGCGCGACACCTTGCCGAGCGACTTGAGCGCCTCGTCGCTGATGCCGATATCGAATTTGTCGGCATATTCCTTCTTCAGCTTCAGCGTCGGAATGATCGACACGAGATTGGCGTTGCCGCAGCGCTCGCCCAGTCCGTTGAGCGTCCCCTGGATGTGCCGCGCGCCGGCGCGCACCGCGGCGAGCGAATTGGCCACCGCCTGCTCGGTGTCGTTATGTGCGTGGATGCCGACATGATCGCCGGGGATCACCTTGACCACTTCGCCGACGATCTTCTCGACTTCATGCGGCAGCGTGCCGCCATTGGTGTCGCACAGCACGACCCAGCGCGCGCCTTCTTCGTAAGCTGCCTTGGCGCAGGACAGCGCGAACTGCGGATTGGCCTTGTAGCCGTCGAAAAAATGCTCGCAGTCGATCAGCACCTCCCGGCCCGCGGCCTTGGCGGCCTTCACAGTGTCGCGGATCGAAGCGAGGTTTTCATCGAGCGTGGTCTCGAGCGCCACCTTGACGTGATAGTCCCAACTCTTGGCGACGAAACAGATGGCGTCGGCCTTGGCCTCGATGAGCGCGGCGATGCCGGGATCGTTCGACGCCGAGCGCCCGGGGCGACGCGTCATGCCGAAGGCGGTGAACTTGCCTTTGTGCGGACGGCTCTGCGCGAAGAGTTCAGTGTCGGTGGCGTTGGCGCCGGGATACCCGCCTTCGACATAGTCGATGCCGAGATCGTCGAGCATGGCGGCAATGGCGACCTTGTCCGCGAGCGTGAAGTCAACGCCATTGGTCTGCGCACCGTCGCGCAGGGTCGTGTCGAACAAATAAAGCCGCTCGCGGGACATGATACGCCTCACCAGAGATAATAATTTGCCGCCAATGCGATGGCGACCAGCAGCGCAACGCCGGCCATGATGACGTGATGCCGTTGCATGACGCGTCTACCAGAGACCGAAATACTTGGTCGCCACCGCGACCGCTGCGGCGATCACAACGACCTTGAGTGCGATATAATAGAGCCAGTGGCGCGGAAACGGCGTGTCGGGTTTCTTCATGACGGCTGCGAGACCTCCGTTTGCGCCGCGAGCGGCTTTGATAAAGTCGTATTGGCCAGCCATTCGTCACCGACCAACACCGAATTGCGTTGCTGCGCGGTGTAGCCGCGCTTCTCGAAGAAGCCGCGCGCGGTGTCGCTGGCATCGACCGTGAGCTTCTCTGCACCGCGGGCGCCGGCGAGCTTCTCCAGCGCATCGACGAGCAGCCTGGCCGCGCCCTGCCCGCTGGCCGCCGGATGCACGTACAGCATGTCGATCGTCGTGTTGCCGGCGAGCGAGGCGAAAGCCGCGGGCGAACCATCGAGCGTCGCAATCAAGGTGAGCTGTTTGCCGAGGCGGCCCGCAAAGGCCTCCAGATCGTCGGCGCGGGACACCCACGCCTCCTGCTGCGCCTCGCTGTAATCGTCGCCGGTAAGTTCGAGGATGCTGTCGCGGAAGATTTCCGCAAGCATAGGCGTATCCGTGGGCAGGAACGGCCGCAGCGCCAGTTTCGGTGTCGCCGTCGCCATCAACGCCCCCCTTGCGGCGGCCACTCAGCCGTGTCGCGGTCGGGATGCTGATGCGAAACGATCGAAGCCTTGAACGCTTCCTGCTGCGGCTCGGCGCCTTCCGGTCGCGTCGGCAGCGTGCAAAGGCCATCGAAGAACGGCTGCTTGCTTTCCGGGTTGACCTGAATGGTCGGCGGCGCGACCGAGGGATCGTCGAAAGTGCAGACCGCGATTTCGGTCGGGCCACCATATTCATAGGTCAGCGGCGTGCCGCAATCGGCGCAGAAGCCGCGCTCGACCTTGTTCGACGAGCGATAGCGTTTCGGCTGGCCGCGCGTCCATTCCAGATCCCGCACCGTCACCAGCAGCGCGAAGGGCGAACCGAACGCCTTCTGACACATGCGGCAATGGCAGATCGACGAACGGCCGAAATCCGAGCCGCGATAACGCACCGCGCCGCACTGGCAGCCGCCGGAGTGCATCGCTGTCATCGCGCGATCTCCCAATGCGCGTTCATCGCGCGATCTCCCAGGTGGTGCCTTCCTTGGAGTCCTTGAGCACGACACCCATGGCGGCGAGCTCGTCGCGGATGCGATCGGATTCGGCGAAGTTCTTCGACAGACGCGCCGCCTTGCGCGCGGCAATCAAACCTTCGACCTGGGCCGCATCGACGCCGCTGCCGCTCTGCCGGCGCCCCGCCCAGGCCGCAGCGCTCTCACGCAGGAAGCCGAGCGCCCGCAAGGTGCCGGCGAATTCGCCGCGCAGCGCGTCTTCGCCGCCCTGGATACGGTTGCGCAGGCTGTGTAGCGCCGTGATGACCTGATGGGTGTTGAGATCGTCGCATAACGCTTCGAGAACCGGCGCCGAGATCGCCTCACCGGCCGCGTCATTCGCGATCCAGTACCAGTCGTCGAGCGTCTTCCAGCTTTCCTCGAGGCTCTTCACCGTCCAGTCGATCGGCTGGCGGTAATGCGTCTTGAGCATGTTGAAACGCACCACCTCGCCCGGCCAGTCCTTCAGCACGTCCCGGATGGTGATGAAGTTGCCGAGGCTCTTCGACATCTTCTCGCCTTCCACCTGAAGGAAGCCGTTATGCATCCAGTAATTCGCCATCACGCTCTGATGGAAGGCACAGCGCGATTGCGCGATTTCGTTCTCGTGATGCGGAAACACGAGGTCGATGCCGCCGCCGTGAACGTCGAAGGTCTCGCCGAGATGTTTCCACGACATCGCCGAGCATTCGATATGCCAGCCCGGACGACCCGGCGTCTTGATGCCGCCCGGCGACGGCCAACCCGGCTCGCCGGCCTTCGACGGCTTCCATAGCACGAAGTCCTGGGCGTCCTTCTTGTAGGGCGCGACCTCGACGCGGGCGCCGGCGATCATCTCATCCATCGGCCGCTTGGAGAGCTGGCCGTAGTCCGTCATCGACGGCACGTTGAACAGCACATTGTCTTCGGCGACATAGGCGTGGCCGGCGGCGATGAGACGTTCGATGATCGTCTTCATCTCCTCGATGTGCTCGGTGGCGCGCGGCTCCACGGTCGGCGGCAGGCAGCCCAGCGCTGCGACGTCGTCCTTGAAATTCCTGTAGGTCTCTTCGGTCAGCTCGCGGATATCGATGCCGCGCTCGGCGGCGCGCGCATTGATCTTGTCGTCGACGTCGGTGATGTTGCGGACATATTTGACGTGGCCTTCGCCGTAGATATGGCGAAGCAGCCGGAACAGCACATCGAAGACGATGACCGGCCGCGCATTGCCGATATGGGCGTAGTCATAGACCGTCGGCCCGCACACATACATCCGCACGTTTGACGGATCGATGGGGGCAAACACCCGCTTTTCGCGCGAGAGCGTATCGTAGAGCCGCAATTCCATAAGGGTCACCAATAGCCGGCGAGCCCGCTGGCCGGGGCGTCCCTTTGTATCTCGATTCGAGAAAAGACGGCCTCAGCCAGCGATTTCGCGCTAGCTAATAATCTGGCGGCAAATGCCGCGGATGAGGGTCAGGCCGTTCATTGGGCCGCACATTGCGCAAATTGTCCGGCAAGCGTCAAGCGCCCGTAGAATTCTGTAGTAAAAATAAATACTTGTGCCAATCCCCGGAATCGCCGCACCGGTTAAACGGGTTTTAAGAAAGTGCGCTGCATTTTAGCGGCTGGAATTTCACCGACAAACCCTCGATCGATCCGCGCCGCCCCCAAGCGCGCGACAAGGAACGGATGTGCCCATGCGTCGCCTCCTCGTCAGCCTCGCCTTGCTGTCCGGCCTCGCCTTCGCCGGGACCGCTCAGGCCGAGCGCAAGATGTTCATCATCAGTGCCGACGTCGGCGGCTATGGCGTCGATCGCTGCCTCGCCAACGGCGCGGCCTGCGGCGCGCCGGCCGCGGCCGCCTATTGCCGCAGCCAAAACTTCGCCACCGCCATGTCGTTCAGCAAGGTCGATCGCGACGACATCACGGGCGCCATTCCGGCCGGCGGCTCGGGCGGTTGCAAGGGCGCGAGTTGCGACGACGTCGTCGCCATCGTTTGCTCGCGCTAATCGCGGCATTCGTTACGTCAAAAAAGTTCCATCGCCTCGCAAATTTTTTTGCTGGGTTTATACGGCCGTGAATGCGCGGCTGCGGTTGAGTTATCGGTGAGAGCCCGGTACCAAGGAACTCCTGCTTCTTCCGACGCAAGAGTCCATGGTCAAGGCACGCGAACCTCAAAGCCCGCCGGTGGCGGCCGAGAGCACGGTCAGCCGTGCCGAGCGGCCGTTGAAGCTGCTGATCGCGGCGTCGGTTATTTTTCCCATCGTTATTTATGTCATCGCGGGCTGGATTTCCTACGGGCAGCATGTTTCCGAAGCGACCGATCGCCTGCAGCGCACCGTCGCCGCCATGCAGGAACATGCCAGCAAGGTCTTTGAGACTTTCGCCATCAGCGAGCGCTATCTCGAAGAGCTGTTCAACGATACGCCTGACGCGACAATCCGCGGCAACGAGGCGGAGTACAGCAAGCGCATCAGGAACTTCATTGCGACGCTGCCGCAGTTGCGCGATCTCTGGGTCATCGACGGCAATGGCAAACCGCTGGTGGCCGGCACGGTCAATCCCTTGCCGCGCGATCTCGATCTGTCGGATCGCGCCTATTTCCAGGCGCATCGGAACCCCGACGTCGACACCTACATCAGCGAAGTGATCGAGGCCCGCGCGGCGGCGACCGAATTCTTCGCCATCACGCGCAAGCGCTTGACGGCCGATGGCCGCTTCGACGGCGTCTACCTGGTATCGATCGCGCCGGAGTATTTCTCGAATTACTATGCCAGCCTGCCCCGCAGCGACCTGACGGTCGCGGGCCTGGTGCGCAACGATGGCGTGGCGCTGGCGCGCTTCCCGGCCAATTCCGAATTCAAACGCTCGGCCCCCGGTTCGATCTTCATGCGCGCGATCGCCGCCAGTCCCGAAAGCGGCGTTACCGATGGCTCATCATCGGTCGACAGCCAGCGCCGTATCGGCGCCTACAGCAAGCTGCCGGGCCACGATGTCTATGTCTACGCCGCGCTGGACGTCTCCCGTATCCGCGCCAAATGGCTGCACGCCATGGCCGCGCACCTGATCTTCG of the Undibacter mobilis genome contains:
- the cimA gene encoding citramalate synthase, with amino-acid sequence MSRERLYLFDTTLRDGAQTNGVDFTLADKVAIAAMLDDLGIDYVEGGYPGANATDTELFAQSRPHKGKFTAFGMTRRPGRSASNDPGIAALIEAKADAICFVAKSWDYHVKVALETTLDENLASIRDTVKAAKAAGREVLIDCEHFFDGYKANPQFALSCAKAAYEEGARWVVLCDTNGGTLPHEVEKIVGEVVKVIPGDHVGIHAHNDTEQAVANSLAAVRAGARHIQGTLNGLGERCGNANLVSIIPTLKLKKEYADKFDIGISDEALKSLGKVSRALDERLNRPSFRYAPYVGENAFATKAGIHASAIMKEPETYEHVSPDLVGNKRKVLVSDQAGKSNVLAELDRIGLKVDKDDRRIGRLLEIVKEREALGYAYEAADASFELLARRTLGTVPNYFDVSQFDVNVEQRDNALGQRVTVTMAVVKVKIGDESMISAAEGNGPVNALDQALRKDLGKYQDFIKGLKLTDFRVRILNGGTEAVTRVLIESEDESGEHWTTIGVSPNIIDASFQALMDSIIYKLVKSGAPA
- the cysS gene encoding cysteine--tRNA ligase, translating into MELRLYDTLSREKRVFAPIDPSNVRMYVCGPTVYDYAHIGNARPVIVFDVLFRLLRHIYGEGHVKYVRNITDVDDKINARAAERGIDIRELTEETYRNFKDDVAALGCLPPTVEPRATEHIEEMKTIIERLIAAGHAYVAEDNVLFNVPSMTDYGQLSKRPMDEMIAGARVEVAPYKKDAQDFVLWKPSKAGEPGWPSPGGIKTPGRPGWHIECSAMSWKHLGETFDVHGGGIDLVFPHHENEIAQSRCAFHQSVMANYWMHNGFLQVEGEKMSKSLGNFITIRDVLKDWPGEVVRFNMLKTHYRQPIDWTVKSLEESWKTLDDWYWIANDAAGEAISAPVLEALCDDLNTHQVITALHSLRNRIQGGEDALRGEFAGTLRALGFLRESAAAWAGRRQSGSGVDAAQVEGLIAARKAARLSKNFAESDRIRDELAAMGVVLKDSKEGTTWEIAR
- a CDS encoding GNAT family N-acetyltransferase; this encodes MATATPKLALRPFLPTDTPMLAEIFRDSILELTGDDYSEAQQEAWVSRADDLEAFAGRLGKQLTLIATLDGSPAAFASLAGNTTIDMLYVHPAASGQGAARLLVDALEKLAGARGAEKLTVDASDTARGFFEKRGYTAQQRNSVLVGDEWLANTTLSKPLAAQTEVSQPS
- a CDS encoding GFA family protein: MTAMHSGGCQCGAVRYRGSDFGRSSICHCRMCQKAFGSPFALLVTVRDLEWTRGQPKRYRSSNKVERGFCADCGTPLTYEYGGPTEIAVCTFDDPSVAPPTIQVNPESKQPFFDGLCTLPTRPEGAEPQQEAFKASIVSHQHPDRDTAEWPPQGGR